A part of Streptomyces sp. NBC_00557 genomic DNA contains:
- the tkt gene encoding transketolase, whose protein sequence is MTTHTSDGFEWTDLDRRAVDTARLLAADAVQKVGNGHPGTAMSLAPAAYTIFQKVMRHDPADPEWTGRDRFVLSPGHTSLTLYTQLFLAGYELELDDLKAFRTHGSKTPGHPEYGHTAGVETTTGPLGQGVANAVGMAMAARYERGLFDPEAPAGTSPFDHTVWAIVSDGDLEEGVSAEASSLAGHQRLGNLVFLYDDNHISIEGDTATAFSEDVLKRYEAYGWHTQRVEPTADGDIDVPALYAALKAAQAETERPSIIAMRTIIAWPAPNARNTEASHGSALGEEEIAATKRLLGFDSGQTFQVENDVLDHTRRALDRGAEAHAAWDKRIAEWRTANPERAALFDRVAKGELPEGWEQSIPVFEEGRSVATRAASGKVLQALGPVLPELWGGSADLAGSNNTTIDKTSSFLPEGNPLPEADPYGRTVHFGIREFSMAAEMNGIALHGNTRIYGGTFLVFSDYMRNAVRMSALMQLPVTYVWTHDSVGLGEDGPTHQPVEHLASLRAIPGLNVVRPADANETAVAWAEILKRHATRPAPHGLALTRQGVPVYAPNEDAAKGGYVLRESSTEVPEVIVIATGSEVQLAVAARELLEAEGIGTRVVSMPSVEWFEEQPREYRERVLPPAVKARVAVEAGIALTWYRYVGDAGRIVSLEHFGASADAKTLFAEFGFTPENVAAAARESLAAARA, encoded by the coding sequence ATGACCACGCACACATCCGATGGCTTCGAGTGGACCGACCTCGACCGGCGTGCCGTGGACACCGCCCGTCTCCTGGCGGCCGACGCGGTGCAGAAGGTGGGCAACGGCCACCCGGGCACGGCGATGAGCCTGGCGCCTGCCGCGTACACGATCTTTCAGAAGGTGATGCGTCACGATCCCGCGGACCCCGAGTGGACCGGCCGGGATCGTTTCGTCCTGTCCCCGGGTCACACCTCGCTGACCCTGTACACGCAGCTGTTCCTCGCCGGGTACGAGCTGGAGCTGGACGACCTGAAGGCGTTCCGCACGCACGGGTCCAAGACCCCGGGCCACCCTGAGTACGGGCACACGGCCGGCGTCGAGACCACCACCGGTCCGCTCGGGCAGGGCGTCGCCAACGCCGTCGGCATGGCGATGGCGGCCCGCTACGAGCGCGGCCTGTTCGACCCCGAGGCCCCCGCCGGCACCTCCCCCTTCGACCACACCGTCTGGGCGATCGTCTCCGACGGCGACCTGGAGGAGGGCGTCTCCGCCGAGGCCTCCTCGCTCGCCGGCCACCAGAGGCTCGGCAACCTCGTCTTCCTCTACGACGACAACCACATCTCCATCGAGGGCGACACCGCGACCGCCTTCTCCGAGGACGTCCTGAAGCGGTACGAGGCCTACGGCTGGCACACGCAGCGCGTCGAGCCCACCGCCGACGGCGACATCGACGTGCCCGCCCTGTACGCCGCGCTGAAGGCCGCGCAGGCCGAGACCGAGCGCCCGTCGATCATCGCGATGCGCACGATCATCGCCTGGCCCGCCCCGAACGCGCGGAACACCGAGGCCTCCCACGGCTCGGCGCTCGGCGAGGAGGAGATCGCCGCCACCAAGCGGCTGCTCGGCTTCGACTCCGGGCAGACCTTCCAGGTCGAGAACGACGTCCTCGACCACACCCGGCGGGCCCTGGACCGGGGCGCCGAGGCGCACGCCGCCTGGGACAAGCGGATCGCCGAGTGGCGCACCGCCAACCCCGAGCGCGCCGCCCTCTTCGACCGGGTCGCCAAGGGCGAGCTGCCCGAGGGCTGGGAACAGAGCATCCCCGTCTTCGAGGAGGGCAGGTCCGTCGCCACCCGCGCCGCCTCCGGCAAGGTGCTGCAGGCGCTCGGCCCGGTGCTCCCCGAGCTGTGGGGCGGCTCCGCCGACCTCGCCGGCTCCAACAACACCACCATCGACAAGACCAGCTCCTTCCTGCCGGAGGGCAACCCGCTGCCCGAGGCCGACCCGTACGGCCGTACCGTCCACTTCGGCATCCGCGAGTTCTCCATGGCCGCGGAGATGAACGGCATCGCCCTGCACGGCAACACCCGGATCTACGGCGGCACCTTCCTGGTGTTCTCCGACTACATGCGCAACGCGGTGCGCATGTCGGCGCTGATGCAGCTGCCGGTGACGTACGTGTGGACGCACGACTCCGTCGGCCTCGGCGAGGACGGCCCCACCCACCAGCCGGTGGAGCACCTGGCCTCGCTGCGCGCCATCCCGGGCCTGAACGTCGTCCGCCCGGCCGACGCCAACGAGACCGCGGTCGCCTGGGCCGAGATCCTGAAGAGGCACGCCACCCGCCCTGCCCCGCACGGGCTCGCGCTCACCCGCCAGGGCGTGCCGGTGTACGCGCCGAACGAGGACGCGGCCAAGGGCGGCTATGTGCTGCGCGAGTCCTCGACCGAGGTCCCGGAGGTGATCGTCATCGCGACGGGATCCGAGGTTCAGCTGGCCGTGGCCGCGCGGGAGCTGCTGGAGGCCGAGGGCATCGGCACGCGCGTGGTGTCCATGCCGTCCGTGGAGTGGTTCGAGGAGCAGCCGCGCGAGTACCGCGAGCGGGTGCTGCCGCCGGCCGTGAAGGCCCGGGTGGCCGTGGAGGCCGGGATCGCTCTGACCTGGTACCGGTACGTCGGCGACGCCGGCCGGATCGTCTCCCTGGAGCACTTCGGCGCCTCCGCCGACGCCAAGACCCTGTTCGCCGAGTTCGGCTTCACCCCCGAGAACGTCGCCGCCGCGGCCCGCGAGTCGCTCGCCGCGGCGCGCGCCTGA
- the tal gene encoding transaldolase, with the protein MITVTEAIATPGALKRLADEGVSIWLDDLSRKRITSGSLAELVASGSAVGVTTNPSIFQAAIGSGEGYEEQLADLAVRGVTVDEAVRMMTTADVRDAADILREVYDATGGRDGRVSIEVDPRLAHDTAATVAEAKQLAWLVDRPNVMIKIPATRAGLPAITEVVGLGISVNVTLIFSLERYREVMAAYLAGLEKARERGIDLAGIHSVASFFVSRVDSEIDKRLTALGTDEALALKGRAALANARLAYEAYEEVFGSARWLALAGAKANKQRPLWASTGVKDPAYKDTLYVDELVAPGTVNTMPEATLNAVADHGEITGDTVTGGYAQARADLAAVERLGISYDEVVRQLEDEGVAKFEAAWQELLDAVAKSLTSKGVDAR; encoded by the coding sequence ATGATCACTGTGACCGAAGCAATCGCGACCCCGGGAGCCCTCAAGCGCCTCGCCGACGAGGGCGTGTCGATCTGGCTCGACGACCTGTCGCGGAAGCGGATCACCTCGGGCAGCCTCGCCGAGCTGGTGGCGAGCGGCAGCGCCGTCGGCGTCACGACGAACCCCTCGATCTTCCAGGCCGCCATCGGCTCCGGCGAGGGCTACGAGGAGCAGCTCGCCGACCTCGCCGTGCGCGGGGTGACGGTGGACGAGGCGGTGCGCATGATGACGACCGCCGACGTGCGCGACGCCGCCGACATCCTGCGCGAGGTGTACGACGCCACCGGCGGCCGGGACGGCCGGGTCTCCATCGAGGTCGACCCGCGCCTCGCCCACGACACGGCGGCCACCGTCGCCGAGGCCAAGCAGCTCGCCTGGCTGGTCGACCGCCCCAACGTGATGATCAAGATCCCGGCGACCAGGGCCGGCCTGCCGGCGATCACGGAGGTCGTCGGGCTCGGCATCAGCGTCAACGTGACCCTGATCTTCTCCCTGGAGCGCTACCGCGAGGTCATGGCCGCCTACCTGGCCGGGCTGGAGAAGGCCCGCGAGCGCGGCATCGACCTCGCCGGCATCCACTCGGTGGCGTCCTTCTTCGTCTCCCGCGTGGACAGCGAGATCGACAAGCGGCTGACCGCCCTCGGCACCGACGAGGCCCTCGCCCTCAAGGGCCGCGCGGCCCTCGCCAACGCCCGGCTCGCCTACGAGGCGTACGAGGAGGTGTTCGGCTCCGCCCGCTGGCTGGCGCTCGCCGGCGCGAAGGCCAACAAGCAGCGTCCGCTGTGGGCGTCCACCGGTGTGAAGGACCCCGCCTACAAGGACACTCTGTATGTGGACGAGCTGGTCGCGCCGGGCACGGTGAACACCATGCCGGAGGCCACGCTGAACGCCGTCGCCGACCACGGCGAGATCACCGGCGACACGGTGACCGGCGGCTACGCGCAGGCCCGCGCCGACCTGGCCGCCGTCGAACGGCTCGGCATCTCCTACGACGAGGTCGTCCGGCAGCTGGAGGACGAGGGCGTCGCCAAGTTCGAGGCCGCCTGGCAGGAGCTGCTGGACGCCGTAGCGAAGTCCCTGACGAGCAAGGGAGTTGACGCCCGATGA
- the zwf gene encoding glucose-6-phosphate dehydrogenase: MTDNAPAADAPEVRIPVVPAADWENPLRDTRDRRLPRIAGPSGLVIFGVTGDLSRKKLMPAVYDLANRGLLPPGFSLVGFARREWEDQDFAQLVHDAVKEHARTPFREEVWQQLAEGMRFIPGDFDDDTAFKQLKDAVQELDASRGTGGNFAFYLSVPPKFFPKVVQQLKKHGLASPPQGSWRRAVIEKPFGHDLASARELNAIVHEVFEPDQVFRIDHYLGKETVQNILALRFANQMYEPIWNRSYVDHVQITMAEDIGIGGRAGYYDGIGAARDVIQNHLLQLMALTAMEEPIAFDAEALLTEKLKVLKSVRLPRDLGRSTVRGQYAEGWQGGEKVVGYLQEEGIDPQSKTDTYAAVKLGIDNRRWAGVPFYLRTGKRLGRRVTEIAVVFKRAPHSPFDSTATEELGQNAIVIRVQPDEGMTVRFGSKVPGTSMEIRDVSMDFAYGESFTESSPEAYERLILDVLLGDANLFPRHQEVEESWKILDPIEEYWAAHGRPAQYASGSWGPKEADEMLARDGRSWRRP; encoded by the coding sequence ATGACCGACAACGCACCCGCCGCCGACGCACCCGAGGTGCGCATCCCGGTGGTCCCGGCCGCCGACTGGGAGAACCCGCTGCGGGACACCCGCGACCGCCGGCTGCCGCGCATCGCCGGCCCGTCCGGCCTGGTCATCTTCGGCGTGACCGGCGACCTGTCCCGCAAGAAGCTGATGCCGGCCGTGTACGACCTCGCCAACCGGGGTCTGCTGCCGCCGGGCTTCTCCCTGGTCGGCTTCGCCCGCCGCGAGTGGGAGGACCAGGACTTCGCGCAGCTCGTGCACGACGCCGTGAAGGAGCACGCCCGCACCCCGTTCCGCGAGGAGGTGTGGCAGCAGCTCGCCGAGGGCATGCGGTTCATCCCCGGCGACTTCGACGACGACACCGCGTTCAAGCAGCTCAAGGACGCCGTGCAGGAGCTGGACGCCTCCCGCGGCACCGGCGGCAACTTCGCGTTCTACCTGTCGGTGCCGCCGAAGTTCTTCCCGAAGGTCGTCCAGCAGCTGAAGAAGCACGGCCTGGCGAGCCCGCCCCAGGGTTCCTGGCGGCGCGCGGTCATCGAGAAGCCGTTCGGCCACGACCTGGCCAGCGCCCGCGAGCTGAACGCGATCGTGCACGAGGTGTTCGAGCCGGACCAGGTGTTCCGCATCGACCACTACCTCGGCAAGGAGACGGTCCAGAACATCCTGGCGCTGCGCTTCGCCAACCAGATGTACGAGCCGATCTGGAACCGGTCGTACGTCGACCACGTGCAGATCACCATGGCCGAGGACATCGGCATCGGCGGCCGGGCCGGCTACTACGACGGCATCGGCGCCGCCCGCGACGTCATCCAGAACCACCTGCTGCAGCTGATGGCGCTGACCGCCATGGAGGAGCCCATCGCGTTCGACGCGGAGGCGCTGCTCACCGAGAAGCTGAAGGTGCTGAAGTCGGTGCGGCTGCCCAGGGACCTGGGCCGCAGCACCGTGCGCGGCCAGTACGCGGAAGGCTGGCAGGGCGGCGAGAAGGTCGTCGGCTACCTCCAGGAGGAGGGCATCGACCCGCAGTCGAAGACCGACACGTACGCGGCGGTCAAGCTCGGCATCGACAACCGCCGCTGGGCGGGCGTGCCGTTCTATCTGCGCACCGGCAAGCGGCTGGGCCGCCGGGTCACCGAGATCGCGGTGGTCTTCAAGCGGGCCCCGCACTCCCCCTTCGACTCCACGGCGACCGAGGAGCTGGGCCAGAACGCGATCGTGATCCGCGTCCAGCCCGACGAGGGCATGACCGTCCGCTTCGGCTCCAAGGTCCCGGGTACCTCTATGGAGATCCGGGACGTGTCCATGGACTTCGCCTACGGCGAGTCGTTCACCGAGTCCAGCCCGGAGGCGTACGAGCGGCTCATCCTGGACGTGCTGCTGGGCGACGCGAATCTGTTCCCCCGTCACCAGGAAGTGGAAGAGTCCTGGAAGATCCTCGACCCGATCGAGGAGTACTGGGCGGCGCACGGCAGGCCGGCGCAGTACGCGTCGGGCAGCTGGGGACCGAAGGAAGCGGACGAGATGCTCGCACGAGACGGACGGAGCTGGCGCAGGCCATGA
- the opcA gene encoding glucose-6-phosphate dehydrogenase assembly protein OpcA gives MKIDLTDTTASKINKALVQGRRAIGTPAVGMVLTMVIVTDEENAYDSIKAAEDASREHPSRTLVVIKRHARTLRDRTHSRLDAEVRVGSEAGTGETVVLRTYGEVSDHADSVVLPLLLPDAPVVVWWPVEAPDAPSKDPLGALAQRRITDLYAVDRPLEVLQTRVRNYAPGDTDLAWTRLTLWRSMLAAALDQAREKVMSAAVEAEADNPSAELLARWLEARLRLPVDRVPSAGPFVTAVRLGTENGEVVIDRPEGPLATLSLPGQPPRTLALKVRPTSELIAEELRRLDADEMYAIALKGEAAKENA, from the coding sequence ATGAAGATCGACCTGACCGACACCACGGCAAGCAAGATCAACAAGGCGCTGGTGCAGGGCCGCCGCGCCATCGGCACCCCCGCCGTGGGCATGGTCCTGACGATGGTCATCGTCACGGACGAGGAGAACGCCTACGACTCGATCAAGGCCGCCGAGGACGCCTCGCGCGAGCACCCCTCGCGCACCCTGGTCGTCATCAAGCGGCACGCCCGCACCCTGCGCGACCGCACCCACTCCCGGCTGGACGCCGAGGTCCGGGTCGGCTCCGAGGCGGGCACCGGAGAGACGGTCGTGCTGCGCACCTACGGCGAGGTGTCCGACCACGCCGACTCGGTCGTGCTGCCGCTGCTGCTGCCGGACGCCCCGGTGGTCGTGTGGTGGCCGGTGGAGGCGCCCGACGCCCCGTCCAAGGACCCGCTCGGCGCCCTCGCGCAGCGCAGGATCACCGATCTGTACGCCGTCGACCGGCCGCTGGAGGTCCTGCAGACCCGGGTGCGCAACTACGCGCCCGGCGACACCGACCTCGCCTGGACCCGGCTCACCCTGTGGCGGTCGATGCTGGCCGCCGCCCTGGACCAGGCCCGCGAGAAGGTGATGTCGGCAGCCGTGGAGGCCGAGGCCGACAACCCCAGCGCGGAGCTGCTCGCCCGCTGGCTCGAGGCCCGGCTCCGCCTCCCGGTCGACCGGGTGCCGTCCGCCGGACCGTTCGTCACTGCCGTGCGCCTCGGCACCGAGAACGGCGAGGTCGTCATCGACCGCCCCGAGGGGCCGCTCGCCACGCTGTCCCTGCCGGGCCAGCCGCCGCGCACGCTCGCCCTGAAGGTGCGCCCCACCTCCGAACTCATCGCCGAGGAGCTGCGCCGCCTCGACGCCGACGAGATGTACGCCATCGCCCTCAAGGGCGAGGCCGCCAAGGAGAACGCCTGA
- the pgi gene encoding glucose-6-phosphate isomerase codes for MAQSELPQLTDRPEWTALADHRAKGKPRLRDLFAADPGRAERYAVRVGDLYIDYSKHLITDETLALLRELAAATGVFALRDAMFRGERINVTENRAVLHTALRAPRDAVIEVDGENVVPKVHAVLDKMAAFAERVRSGEWTGHTGRRIRNVVNIGIGGSDLGPAMAYEVLRPYTARELTFRFVSNVDGADLHEATRGLDPAETLFIVASKTFTTIETITNATSARSWLLDAFDGDEKAVARHFVALSTNAEKVTEFGIDPDNMFEFWDWVGGRYSYDSAIGLSLMIAIGPDRFREMLDGFRLMDDHFRTAPAEANAPLILGLLGIWYGNFHDAQSHAVLPYSHYLSKFTAYLQQLDMESNGKSVQRDGRPVQWQTGPVVWGTPGTNGQHAYYQLIHQGTKLIPADFIGFAEPVAELSGELKAQHDLLMANFFAQTQALAFGKTAEEVRAEGVPEEQVAHRTFRGDHPTTTILAGSLTPSVLGQLIALYEHKVFVQGAVWNIDSFDQWGVELGKVLAKRVEPALTEGADVPGLDPSTTALVAAYRTLKNAQEVN; via the coding sequence ATGGCCCAGTCCGAGTTGCCCCAGCTCACCGACCGGCCCGAGTGGACGGCCCTCGCCGACCACCGCGCCAAGGGGAAGCCGCGCCTGCGCGACCTGTTCGCGGCGGACCCCGGCCGCGCCGAGCGGTACGCCGTACGGGTCGGCGACCTGTACATCGACTACAGCAAGCACCTGATCACCGACGAGACCCTGGCCCTGCTCCGGGAACTCGCCGCCGCCACCGGCGTGTTCGCGCTGCGCGACGCCATGTTCCGCGGCGAGCGGATCAACGTCACCGAGAACCGGGCCGTGCTGCACACCGCCCTGCGCGCTCCGAGGGACGCGGTGATCGAGGTCGACGGCGAGAACGTCGTGCCGAAGGTGCACGCCGTCCTCGACAAGATGGCCGCCTTCGCCGAGCGGGTCCGCTCCGGCGAGTGGACCGGGCACACCGGCAGGCGGATCAGGAACGTCGTCAACATCGGCATCGGCGGCTCCGACCTCGGCCCCGCCATGGCCTACGAGGTGCTGCGCCCGTACACCGCGCGCGAGCTGACCTTCCGGTTCGTGTCGAACGTGGACGGCGCCGACCTGCACGAGGCCACCCGCGGCCTGGACCCCGCGGAGACGCTGTTCATCGTCGCGTCCAAGACGTTCACCACGATCGAGACGATCACCAACGCGACCTCGGCACGCTCGTGGCTGCTGGACGCCTTCGACGGCGACGAGAAGGCCGTCGCCCGGCACTTCGTGGCCCTGTCCACGAACGCCGAGAAGGTCACCGAGTTCGGCATCGACCCGGACAACATGTTCGAGTTCTGGGACTGGGTCGGCGGCCGGTACTCGTACGACTCCGCGATCGGCCTGTCGCTGATGATCGCCATCGGCCCGGACCGCTTCCGGGAGATGCTCGACGGCTTCCGGCTGATGGACGACCACTTCCGCACCGCACCCGCCGAGGCCAACGCCCCGCTGATCCTGGGCCTGCTGGGCATCTGGTACGGCAACTTCCACGACGCCCAGTCGCACGCCGTGCTGCCGTACAGCCACTACCTGTCGAAGTTCACCGCCTACCTCCAGCAGCTGGACATGGAGTCCAACGGCAAGTCGGTGCAGCGCGACGGCCGGCCGGTGCAGTGGCAGACGGGTCCGGTGGTGTGGGGCACGCCGGGCACCAACGGGCAGCACGCCTACTACCAGTTGATCCACCAGGGCACCAAGCTGATCCCCGCGGACTTCATCGGCTTCGCCGAGCCGGTGGCCGAGCTGAGCGGTGAACTCAAGGCGCAGCACGACCTGTTGATGGCGAACTTCTTCGCCCAGACCCAGGCCCTCGCCTTCGGCAAGACCGCCGAGGAGGTCCGCGCCGAGGGCGTCCCCGAGGAGCAGGTGGCCCACCGCACCTTCCGCGGCGACCACCCCACCACCACGATCCTCGCCGGCTCGCTGACCCCGTCCGTGCTCGGCCAGCTGATCGCCCTCTACGAGCACAAGGTGTTCGTGCAGGGCGCGGTGTGGAACATCGACTCCTTCGACCAGTGGGGTGTGGAACTCGGCAAGGTCCTCGCCAAGCGGGTCGAACCGGCCCTCACCGAAGGCGCGGACGTGCCCGGTCTCGACCCGTCCACCACGGCCCTCGTCGCCGCCTACCGCACCCTCAAGAACGCTCAGGAAGTGAACTGA
- the gnd gene encoding phosphogluconate dehydrogenase (NAD(+)-dependent, decarboxylating): MQLGLIGLGKMGGNMRERIRRAGHHVIGYDRNPEVSDVKSLAELVEKLEAPRHVWVMVPAGTATQTVIDELGDLLEPGDTVIDGGNSRWTDDEKHAAALGIKGIGFVDAGVSGGVWGLENGYALMVGGDKQHVEPLQPIFDALKPEGPYGYVHAGRVGSGHFSKMVHNGIEYAMMQAYAEGWELLEKVHSVENVREVFRSWQEGTVIRSWLLDLAVNALDEDEHLEKLRGYAEDSGEGRWTVEAAIDNAVPLPAITASLFARFASRQDDSPQMKMVAALRNQFGGHAVEKKD; this comes from the coding sequence ATGCAGCTCGGTCTCATCGGTCTCGGCAAGATGGGCGGCAACATGCGCGAGCGGATCCGCCGCGCCGGCCACCACGTCATCGGCTACGACCGCAATCCCGAGGTCTCCGACGTCAAGTCCCTCGCCGAACTGGTGGAGAAGCTGGAGGCGCCGCGCCATGTGTGGGTGATGGTCCCGGCCGGCACCGCCACGCAGACCGTCATCGACGAGCTGGGCGATCTGCTGGAGCCCGGCGACACGGTGATCGACGGCGGCAACTCCCGCTGGACGGACGACGAGAAGCACGCCGCCGCGCTCGGCATCAAGGGCATCGGCTTCGTCGACGCCGGTGTCTCCGGCGGTGTGTGGGGCCTGGAGAACGGCTACGCGCTGATGGTCGGCGGCGACAAGCAGCACGTGGAGCCGCTCCAGCCGATCTTCGACGCGCTCAAGCCGGAGGGCCCGTACGGCTATGTGCACGCGGGCCGGGTCGGCTCCGGTCACTTCTCCAAGATGGTCCACAACGGCATCGAGTACGCCATGATGCAGGCGTACGCCGAGGGCTGGGAGCTGCTGGAGAAGGTCCACTCGGTGGAGAACGTCCGCGAGGTCTTCCGCTCCTGGCAGGAGGGCACCGTCATCCGCTCCTGGCTGCTCGACCTCGCGGTCAACGCCCTCGACGAGGACGAGCACCTGGAGAAGCTGCGCGGCTACGCCGAGGACTCCGGCGAGGGCCGCTGGACGGTCGAGGCGGCCATCGACAACGCCGTCCCGCTGCCCGCGATCACCGCCTCCCTCTTCGCCCGGTTCGCCTCCCGGCAGGACGACTCGCCGCAGATGAAGATGGTCGCCGCGCTGCGCAACCAGTTCGGCGGCCACGCGGTCGAGAAGAAGGACTGA
- a CDS encoding histidine phosphatase family protein, with protein sequence MGDLFLVRHGETEWSRSGQHTSYTDLPLTGHGEEQAKSLAPLLTGRAYALALSSPLGRALRTAELAGLVGVVPDPDLHEWDYGGYEGITTAEIHRTRPDWDLWTDGVPPGPEGHPGESPEQIGARADRVLARVSPALAEGDVVLVAHAHFLRVLTARRLGLPPAEGRLFQLATGTVGRLSTEHGRPVIAEWNRRP encoded by the coding sequence GTGGGCGACCTCTTTCTCGTCCGCCACGGTGAGACGGAGTGGAGCAGGTCGGGACAGCACACCAGCTACACCGACCTGCCCCTGACCGGGCACGGCGAGGAACAGGCCAAGTCCCTCGCCCCGCTCCTCACCGGCCGGGCCTACGCCCTGGCGCTGTCCAGTCCGCTGGGCCGCGCGCTGCGCACCGCCGAACTGGCGGGCCTCGTCGGCGTCGTACCCGATCCGGACCTGCACGAGTGGGACTACGGCGGCTACGAGGGCATCACCACCGCCGAGATCCACCGCACCCGGCCGGACTGGGACCTGTGGACCGACGGCGTGCCGCCCGGCCCCGAGGGCCACCCCGGCGAGTCACCGGAGCAGATCGGCGCCCGCGCGGACCGGGTGCTGGCCCGCGTGTCCCCGGCGCTCGCGGAGGGGGACGTGGTCCTCGTCGCCCACGCCCACTTCCTGCGGGTGCTCACCGCCCGCCGGCTGGGTCTGCCGCCCGCCGAGGGCCGGCTCTTCCAGCTGGCCACCGGCACGGTCGGCCGGCTGTCGACCGAGCACGGCCGCCCGGTGATCGCCGAGTGGAACAGACGGCCGTAA
- a CDS encoding bifunctional sugar phosphate isomerase/epimerase/4-hydroxyphenylpyruvate dioxygenase family protein produces the protein MHTSIATVSLSGTLTEKLAAAARAGFGGVEIFENDLLACPLAPEEIRARCADLGLSIDLYQPMRDIEGVPDDVFARNLRRARHKFELMNRLGADTVLVCSSVSPDAVDDDARAAGQLARLADLAQESGVRVAYEALAWGRHVNTYEHAWRIVEAAGHPALGVCLDSFHILSRGCDPKGIEDIPGEKIFFLQLADAPLLAMDVLQWSRHYRCFPGQGGFDLAGLLRHVLAAGYEGPLSLEVFNDVFRQADAGPTAVDAHRSLLLLREAAGAAELPPPVVPTGVAFAELLTPDAEPVTALLAALGFTRAARHRGKPVDLWQRGEARVLVSTAAGARRDGTRLAAIGLESPDPAAAARRAEALLAPVLPRRRAPGDAPLEAVAAPDGTELFFCATGRPGLPDWRADFADLTDTPAGPATRTRIDHLALTQPWHHFDEAALFHRSVLGLTAHESVDLADPYGLMRSRAVTTADGSVRIALGVGAAPTDDTVHAAHIALATDDVVAAARAFRAAGGRLLPVPANYHDDLAARYDLPEAELDAYRDLGILYDRDPGGAFRHCYTETVGRVFFELVQRDPGYQGYGAANAPVRLAAQHAGRR, from the coding sequence ATGCACACGTCCATCGCCACCGTCTCGCTCAGCGGCACCCTCACCGAGAAGCTCGCCGCCGCCGCGCGGGCCGGGTTCGGCGGGGTGGAGATCTTCGAGAACGATCTCCTCGCCTGCCCGCTCGCACCCGAGGAGATCCGGGCCCGCTGCGCCGACCTCGGGCTGAGCATCGACCTCTACCAGCCGATGCGCGACATCGAGGGCGTCCCGGACGACGTCTTCGCCCGCAACCTGCGGCGCGCCCGGCACAAGTTCGAGCTGATGAACCGGCTCGGCGCCGACACCGTCCTGGTGTGCTCCAGCGTGTCGCCGGACGCCGTGGACGACGACGCACGGGCGGCCGGCCAGCTGGCCCGACTGGCCGATCTGGCGCAGGAGTCCGGGGTCCGGGTGGCGTACGAGGCGCTCGCCTGGGGACGGCACGTGAACACCTACGAGCACGCGTGGCGGATCGTCGAGGCCGCCGGGCATCCGGCGCTCGGCGTCTGCCTGGACAGCTTCCACATCCTCTCGCGCGGCTGCGACCCCAAGGGCATCGAGGACATCCCCGGCGAGAAGATCTTCTTCCTCCAGCTCGCCGACGCCCCGCTGCTCGCCATGGACGTCCTGCAGTGGAGCCGGCACTACCGCTGCTTCCCCGGCCAGGGCGGCTTCGACCTGGCCGGGCTGCTGCGGCACGTCCTCGCCGCCGGGTACGAAGGCCCGCTGTCCCTGGAGGTCTTCAACGACGTCTTCCGGCAGGCCGACGCCGGCCCCACCGCCGTCGACGCCCACCGCTCCCTGCTGCTCCTGCGCGAGGCCGCCGGCGCCGCCGAACTGCCGCCGCCCGTCGTGCCCACCGGGGTGGCCTTCGCCGAACTCCTCACCCCGGACGCCGAACCCGTCACCGCCCTGCTGGCCGCGCTCGGCTTCACCCGCGCCGCCCGCCACCGCGGCAAGCCCGTCGACCTGTGGCAGCGCGGCGAGGCCCGCGTCCTGGTCAGCACCGCCGCCGGCGCCCGCCGCGACGGCACCCGGCTCGCCGCGATCGGCCTCGAGTCACCGGACCCGGCCGCAGCGGCCCGCCGCGCGGAAGCCCTGCTCGCCCCCGTCCTGCCCCGCCGCCGCGCCCCCGGGGACGCCCCGCTGGAGGCCGTCGCCGCCCCCGACGGCACGGAACTGTTCTTCTGCGCCACCGGCCGCCCCGGACTCCCCGACTGGCGGGCCGACTTCGCCGACCTGACGGACACCCCCGCGGGCCCGGCCACCCGCACCCGCATCGACCACCTCGCGCTCACCCAGCCCTGGCACCACTTCGACGAGGCCGCCCTCTTCCACCGCAGCGTCCTCGGCCTCACCGCGCACGAGAGCGTCGACCTCGCCGACCCGTACGGCCTGATGCGCAGCCGCGCGGTCACCACCGCCGACGGCAGCGTCCGAATCGCCCTCGGCGTCGGCGCGGCGCCCACCGACGACACCGTGCACGCGGCGCACATCGCGCTCGCCACCGACGACGTGGTCGCCGCCGCCCGCGCGTTCCGCGCCGCGGGCGGCCGCCTGCTGCCGGTGCCGGCCAACTACCACGACGACCTCGCCGCCCGGTACGACCTCCCCGAAGCCGAGCTGGACGCCTACCGCGACCTGGGCATCCTCTACGACCGGGACCCCGGCGGCGCCTTCCGCCACTGCTACACCGAGACCGTCGGCCGGGTCTTCTTCGAACTCGTCCAGCGCGACCCCGGCTACCAGGGCTACGGCGCCGCGAACGCACCCGTGCGGCTGGCCGCCCAGCACGCGGGACGGCGCTGA